In the Arachis hypogaea cultivar Tifrunner chromosome 20, arahy.Tifrunner.gnm2.J5K5, whole genome shotgun sequence genome, ataaaattattagaaataaaaattttttagccattaaaattatgcaaaataaaagagtgatttaaatataaatttttatatctactttagattaaataaaattgagaaataaataaatttataaatatttataaatatttattttcattgttACCCATAATAACAACTTAATGATTTTAGTATTatacctaaattaatttaaatttaattattctatatattaaaaaaattaaataacttatagatttttttatttttatttatttattctatacaaaatttttgaatgcttgatatcttaaatattttcttaaaatgataaaatatgaaaaataaatatctatataatagttatacatctagatatctaaatcaaataagaaaataattctTTTCGCAAATTTTTAACAACTCAAAAGTTAACATAATGGATAGTTATAGATCAAAGTAATGAACAAAAATGAGAGATATCATAATGGTATGGTGTAACTGATTGCGGTTGTGgttaataaaagaagaaaaataaggaaagaaaataaaacaaggcaAAGTGACGATGAGACAATAATAGTTATTATACatgtaaaaaaaatgataaaaactggatataatcaaaataaaaattaataatttaaaataataataaaattaaaaataattaaatatgtttaatataaaattaaagaaataatttttttatctatcagaattatgcataaagataaaaagtgttttaaatataaatttttaaattaaataagattgaaaaaataaataaatttaatatatgaataactaatttgtaaacaatgttagtaaatttttatcttaattttattatacataataataatataattttttttacttttttcaatttaaatttaattattttatattttttacgtatattaaataatttaaaatattttattttttataatttatttttaattattgatattaaatttaaaatttaaaaaataaaaatataaaaataattttttaactcaataaaaaaatgacagaaaaaattaaattaaaaatattataaattaatagatGACATTCAAAGCTTTTAAAGAAATACAATAGAAgcattattattttgaaaatattcttTATATATTTAAGCATAATTGAGAATAAAAATATCTCACCTCATATATTATTTAGAACTTTAAATTAGGACAATTTTATATTACCTCTTTATTGtgtacttttataatttaacattttaaaaaaaaattttataataattttaatttcaacaaaatatgatataaataagatcacattaatattaaaataaaaaaatacttatcaaataaatttgaaaaataaataatatattgacaaaaaaataaaattaatttcttaaaaacaatagaaaaacgaCTGGACAGTGGTgtctgttgagccgctagtaaaTTATAAGGTGATTGGTTACTACTAGGGGTGAGTACGGGTCGATTTGGTTCGGATTCAAGGTGAAATTAGAAACCGAACCAATCAAAATGTAATTGGTTCGATTTGGTTCGAATTTACATTTTTTTGTGCATGTAtctgaaccaaaccaaaccgattaagaacggattggtttAGTTAGGTAATTGGGTACCCcatgactttgaaattcataaaaaaaaccaaatttttatcttaaagattcaacaagtacaataaacatataacattaatataaataatctaaacatgttaaacaccaaatacattaaaaactaaactcattaaaattcaaacatattaatagtgaataatctcACTAAAAGCCATatacatatttttacttttttatttaattaatatatgatcgaaTTCACGGGTTGGTTCGGATTCCGCACCCCAAAATCGATAtccgaaccaatcactaacaaagGCTATTGGTTTGGTTCGAATTGGACCCAATTAACCGTTGAttccaaaatcaatttaattagttcGAATTCGAACAGATAATCAAATACCCGCTACCTGTACTCACTCCTAGTTActacttttaattatcaattctttaAGAAACCCCcctctccccttttttttttgggttggaaAGGGGGAGTTGGTATAATATGCAGTTtaagaatataattttttattaaaatggttcaaattttgaattttaataaccaaaaaattaattaaaaataattaaaatttattttattttattaattattatttttatttaatatttattaattattatcaataattaataaatattagataagacaaattttaatttttttctttttaacattACCGAATTTATTTACGTGATCTCCTTATCTAAATtgaatttatcattattttaacCATAAAATTCTTACACATTCGATATATCttaatttaagaatatattttttttgtcttccagaaaataataacaagaaaaagacaactactttttaaaaattatataagatGCAAAAGATAAAATATTGATTCACTAgtatttcttaaataaaaagaaaacaatacgAAACTTATGAAAAAAGATATAGTACTATAATAAACAAACTATTTACATCTAAAAtagtaagataagataagataaaaaaaataataaatagttttttataaatattatctaAAACAGTTTAAGTTGATAAAATTACCCTTAAATAACTAAACACTGTTTTATACGGACACTTAATTATGcgttattattttagaaaaaataatcatattttacatttattgtttttttgaaaaacgaaCACCGTATTATAAATTAGCCGAAGGCCCAATCCAAGCCCATTCCTAAAACCCTAACAAATAGCAATGTGTTTGTCCCCGTCGTAACTCGTTTGTTGCAGCTGAGCAGTGAGTATCGAGTAGCGAATCAATCATATTGGAGCTACGAACATGGCGGCGAGCGATCGCACAGTCTTGCAGTTTTCTTCTTCGTCCTCTTCTTCGACGAGCTTGTCTGCGAGGGTGCATCCTCTGGTTGTGTTCAACATCTGCGATTGCTACGTTCGGCGCCCCGACCAAGCTGAGCGCGTCATTGGAACCCTACTCGGCTCCGTCCTCCCCGATGGCACCGTCGATATTCGCAACTCCTACGCCGTTCCTCATAATGAGTCCGTCGATCAGGTCCCTTCACCCATCCAAATCaccactttatttttttatttcgggAACTGTTGTGAATGGAAATTTGTTAGCCGCACATGTGATTGGAGATCAGTTGTTCTAAATCTGGATATGAATCAAGCGATTGGATTTTTATTTATAGGTTTATATTCAGTTCTTTTTCATGTTTATTCGATTTATTATTTCAGTATATGGTTTGATTTATTTGAAAAAGAGTATAATTTGCTCCATTGTATTTCATGCTTGTGCTGAACAATATGGTAGGTAATGTTGCTGGGTATTTGTTGTGTGGTTTATTACttcattcttgttatcaattgTTTCTTCATAATCATAGATCGTAGCCTGTAGCAGTGTATGTATGTGCCTCGCACTCGATGTGGCTTCATATTGGTGAAATATTAAACTTATAGTTCGTTATGATTATGATGATGTTGATACATTTTTTTTTGAACAATCAACACTGGTGAGAGAGGTTTCATGTGGTATGAGGGTCAACCTGACCGGTTTAAGCCTCGAGTGCGGCCCCAATCTTCTTTTATCTTATAGGTAGGCCCCATTATTGAGACATCCTGGAAGGGAAAGGGAAGGTAGTACCCGAACTTTTTCCAAAGAAAGTCAGATGTCTGTCTAATAGACTTTTAGGCTAATATGGTGGATTTTTTTTGCTGAAACTGAGGAAGTTATGGTAACAAACATCAGTAGATAAGAGTTTCGGCTAATCTTGTTATTGAATGTTTTCTTAGTTTACTTCTATTGTATCCTATAATTGCATTTCCCGAGTTTTCCCTCCGACTAGGTTCTATTAGGTGATGATGGCATTCTCTACTTCTGTTTTTCCTTTTGAAGGCAGTTCTTTTAACTTCTTGTTGATAGGGCTAATAATTTTTTCCCAAAGCTATTAGTATCACTGAATTATATAGAATttagaaaggaagcttgaagTGCATGATTATAAATTTGTTCTCCAGACATTAGTCAGGTATCCTCTTCAATGCATTATTGATGATACCGTTACAAGTCTGGAAAATTAATTGAGTCCATCGTTACAGATGTGATTGTTTTCAGTGCTCACATCTGCTCCATTGGGCCTCCACATATCAAAAGTATGAGTTCTAATTTCTTTTAccaaataaacaaaagtgttcataaatTTGGTTTTCAAGAAAATGTGGGAGCACAGATATTTGGTGCACGGGTAGTTGCCATTATCATATGGAATCAGGGGAAATAGTTGTAAACAAGAAATCTACTTTTGACCTTTTGATTTCCTCTTCTGGTGACTATTTAAACATTTACTCTCAAAtagatattataattttttttcttttcctttcaggTTGCCCTGGATATTGAGTATCACCACAACATGTTAATATCCCACCAAAAAGTGAATCCAAAGGAAGTCATAGTCGGATGGTAAGAAAATTTACTTTAATATGGATTGTCTTAAACTTGTTGCTGAAGTGCTATGCAATAGTCTTATTGTTGAGGTGTTCACCAATAATGCTCTGAAACTCTTAGGGCCTAGGTGAAAAAAGtttcttgtcttttggtttttgcAGGGCCGAGTGTTTGTCAATTTTTGTACAGTGTTATGCAAGAAGTTATCTGAAAAATGTGTTTACTGGAAACTTCTATTTGATGAATACGGTGCTATCACGTCTTAGTGAATTTATAAAGCAAATGATTTATCCAAGGGATCTTCGCTAATTAATTGCAATGATGTTTGTTTGTGTTTAAATGTTTCTCTTCTGTTTTTCTTCCCTGCCCTTTTATGTGTTTGGTTGATCCATACAGGTATTCAACTGGTCTTGGAGTTACTGGTGGTAGTGCATTGATCCATGAATTTTATTCTAGAGAAGTACCCAATCCCATACATTTGACTGTTGATACTGGATTCACAAATGGAGAGGGTACCATAAAGGCATATGTTTCAAACAATTTATCTCTCGGAGACCGCCAAATTGCTGCACAGTTTCAAGAAATTCCATTGGATCTTCGTATGGTTGAGGCTGAGCGAGTTGGATGTAAGTATGGACTGTTGTAAAGCTCATGCATTTTTTCTCCTTCGATGAATTTTTAATTTCCAAAGATTTATGTGTTTTCTTTCATGGATACTTGATACATCTGTAGACAGTTAGTGCTTCAAATTTCCTTGTTACATAATCAATAGCCACTATTTCTCTAAGTTGTATTTTGAAGAAAACTAGTTTGGCTAAActtcttaaataagttcttttgaaaaaaggagcttaaaatataaggacttttattaataacaacttttaaataagttattttgtgtttggaaagttattatagaagtccttgttttaaagttgtgcattaaataggagtgataaaatagcttttgaaaatagaagtcatattttttaacttattcaaaagctcttaaataactttttgaaaagttaaaagtttatcTAAAAAACTGTACCAAACACTattaatataactttttataagtcaaaagctAAAAAAAGTAGCTTTTGAAGTTTCCCAAACGGACCCTAAGTGGCTATgaatattttgaaattatttaatAGATATATTGCTTTGAGTTttgccaaaataaaaaaaatcccacATACTGTTTTCTATCTGTACTCATGTATGAAGAGATTCCACAAAATGTAGTGTTTCCATACTCTGTTTTGAAAGAATTGTTTGAGATTCACATATAGATAAGCTGTTCcgtattatatttttatagtatAGAATGCTCTTACATTAGTGCGAGGTCATTCTGATTCTTACTTCTGCTATACAATGCCTTGTGAATATCTTTTTCAGCTTATCATTTGCTTTTTTTCTTGCGATAACATTATAGTTAAGTAGTGTGTAAGCTTATGCAGCTAAATGTAACATCGATTGGTTGAAGCTAATTGCATGATTATTCCATGTTAATGGCAGTTGATACTCTGAAGTCAACCAACGTTGACAAAATTCCCTCTGATTTAGAAGGGATGGAAATGTCAATGCAACATCTACTAGACTTGATCGATGACATGTACAGATATGTTGATGACGTTGTGGTAACATGGATTTGCTCTCAGTTTCTCTAATCACTCACCTTTTCTTATGAGACTGTGTTAACCCTTTTTTCATCTCAGGAAGGGCGTGTTGCTCCAGACAATAAAATTGGGCGATATATATCAGATGCTGTAGGCTCCCTTCCCAAATTACCCCCAGATGCTTTTGATAAGCTTATTAATGACAGCTTGCAGGTATGATTATGACCTACTTTTTTATGGCCACTGATTTCCAATTGCGGGTTTTATAGTTTTATATACcaattgtaaaataaaagatatcgTGGTTATTTTTTGGGGTTATTTACTTGTTTATGAGCATGCCTTCTCTGCTTTCCATTCCTAGTTTATTATTGAGCTTATAATGATGTTTTGCCCATTTCAGGATCACTTGCTCTTGCTATATTTATCTAGCATCACAAGGACACAGCTTAGCTTGGCCGAAAAATTGAACACGGCTGCTCAAATTCTGTGATTTTTACGTTTTTCGAATCAACAAGCTCTTTATTTTTCCCCTGAAAAGGTTCCCGTTGTTGTTATTTTTTCCGCCGTTGTTATTTTTTCCGCCGTTGTTATTTTCTAGTTAACTCGGATATCAGAATTTTATAATATACTTTTGGTTAGGTTTCATTTATTTTGTCAAAGGCCATAGTGTAGCCTTCACTTATGAAATGTCATGTAATCTGTTATACTTGAAAGAAAATGAGCGATATACTTTCCTTTGCGAGCTGTGTTTTGTTTAGTGCCTGAATTAATCTTGTTCAACGTTCTTTTAAGCTCTTAAATTTTCAATTATGATGTATTAGTGGCAGTATGGACATTTCTCAGCATGTCTTAATTCTGCTTTGGGCACTACATAAAAAGATTATAAAAATACCTCAAAAACTGAGGCATCTGTTGCTCATGGGAACAGAAGCCATGCGTTATTGTGTTACGTGCGAAAGAAAAATCTAATCTTTTGACCATGTTTTAGGTTTGTTAATATTATATATGGATCCTTTTATCTTTTGGCCTCAATTGATAACCTTGTATCTACCTTTTCGGAATGCTGGAAAGGTACAAGAAAAAGGTTAATTTTCAATTTACGAAAATTTCCTATGTTTATCTTTCGGCAAACTCTTGACTTTTGTATACTTAAAAAAAGAGTGTAACACGCATGTGCAAGAGcttttattttttggtaattaTATTGAACCATATCTAAAGAAAGTTGTTAGTGTAAAATGGTGAACATGTTCTACACTTGGGTTTCAACAAGGTCTGCTGAACATGATATTTATTGTGGCTACTAATAAAGTAATAATGAACAAAAGCTTAGTAACTCCGTTATTTTTTTTGGACTTGTCAGTAACTCCGTTTAAATAAATGGAAAAAGGATGCAGATTTTTGTCAAACGTTTTTGAAGAAAAAACAACTATTAAAACGAAGTGATTGTAATCATTCCATTTGTTCCCCGTATGTAATTTTATTGGCCAATTTTATGATACCTATTAATTGTCTAATTTTTGCCTAACTTATTTTTTtgtagtaaattttaaatttttaaaaataatttatttttatatcttttaaattaaatattaatttttaaccttttttagtAAATAGATACTATTTTTTAGACACTATAGCATTCATCAAttttatttcctttcttccaTTTAACTATTTAAGCTACTGCCTAGCAACTAGGAGCAGAGAAGTCAATCCTATGTTTGGAATGATTATATCATTTCGTTTTAGTGAAACAGTGGTTTCGAATCAACATTGGATAATTTCTCTCCATGATCATTGCCGGTGTCTTCAAAATTCCATTGAAACAAGAACGAGTAAAATCTGGCTGcatctaactaaaaaaataaatataaaacaaggTTAATAGAAACAACTGTAGCTGGGTGTCAATGTCATTCACAGCAATATGAAGATTATATAGAATCCGTTGTTAGAATTTTTAATCGAAACTGCACGCCCTTCTCACAATTATTTGGTCGGTTAAAATGCATACATTGGACTGAGGGCATGTGTTCCCCTTCCGGGTTTTTGTAGGACTAATTACTAAGTAATCAGCACTCGGATTGGTCTATACATACAAGGgttaagtatggttttggtcctAAAAATTTTCAGCCAGAATTGAAACCGTTTCttatctaattttcgatttagaatcattcttaacattttttttcgtattaaaatcgtccttttaaataaaatttttaatttaatttctaaactacccctattttaataaaaaaataaaattttaaaataaaataaatataaaataaaaaaaaaagaaagaaagggggataGCAAGAAGCGGGGTGGGtgggggagagaaagaaagagggggGGAGGGGGGCGAGAAAGGCGGGGAGGGTGGAGGGTGGAGAGAAGGGGGACGCCATGCCGCCGCCCGCCGCCCGCCGCccaccgcttcttcttcttcttcttaccgcCGACCCCACCGCCGTACCGCCGTCCGCCGTCGCACCGTCgcccgtttcttcttcttcttaccgcCGACCCACCGCCGCACCGCCGctcgccgcttcttcttcttcttcttcttctgtgaattctgtgaatt is a window encoding:
- the LOC112783217 gene encoding eukaryotic translation initiation factor 3 subunit F → MAASDRTVLQFSSSSSSSTSLSARVHPLVVFNICDCYVRRPDQAERVIGTLLGSVLPDGTVDIRNSYAVPHNESVDQVALDIEYHHNMLISHQKVNPKEVIVGWYSTGLGVTGGSALIHEFYSREVPNPIHLTVDTGFTNGEGTIKAYVSNNLSLGDRQIAAQFQEIPLDLRMVEAERVGFDTLKSTNVDKIPSDLEGMEMSMQHLLDLIDDMYRYVDDVVEGRVAPDNKIGRYISDAVGSLPKLPPDAFDKLINDSLQDHLLLLYLSSITRTQLSLAEKLNTAAQIL